From Medicago truncatula cultivar Jemalong A17 chromosome 7, MtrunA17r5.0-ANR, whole genome shotgun sequence, a single genomic window includes:
- the LOC11425780 gene encoding ABC transporter B family member 1 has product MSKESEEIKTTEQWKWSEMQGLELVSDDNNSSSSDPFKGNLPTVTEEGVTATVSDSQNQVQVSKEMEEHKKDGGSKEKVKSAPAVGFGELFRFADGLDYILMTIGTVGAIVHGCSLPLFLRFFADLVNSFGSNANNLDKMTQEVVKYAFYFLVVGAAIWASSWAEISCWMWTGERQSTKMRIKYLEAALKQDIEFFDTEVRTSDVVFAINTDAVMVQDAISEKLGNFIHYMATFVSGFVVGFTAVWQLALVTLAVVPMIAVIGGIHTTTLAKLSSKSQEALSQAGNIVEQTVVQIRVVLAFVGESRALQGYSSALKVAQKLGYKTGLAKGMGLGATYFVVFCCYALLLWYGGYLVRHHETNGGLAIATMFAVMIGGIGLGQSAPSMAAFTKARVAAAKIFRIIDHQPGIDRNSESGLELETVTGLVELKNVDFSYPSRPEVLILNDFSLSVPAGKTIALVGSSGSGKSTVVSLIERFYDPTSGQVMLDGHDIKTLKLKWLRQQIGLVSQEPALFATTIRENILLGRPDANQVEIEEAARVANAHSFIIKLPEGFETQVGERGLQLSGGQKQRIAIARAMLKNPAILLLDEATSALDSESEKLVQEALDRFMIGRTTLVIAHRLSTIRKADLVAVIQQGSVFEIGTHDELFSKGENGVYAKLIKMQEVAHETAMNNARKSSARPSSARNSVSSPIIARNSSYGRSPYSRRLSDFSTSDFSLSLDASHPNYKHEKLAFKDQAGSFWRLVKMNSPEWLYALLGSIGSIVCGSLSAFFAYVLSAVLSVYYNPDHKHMIREIDKYCYLLIGLSSTALIFNTLQHFFWDIVGENLTKRVREKMLTAVLKNEMAWFDQEENESARISARLALDANNVRSAIGDRISVIVQNTALMLVACTAGFVLQWRLALVLIAVFPVVVAATVLQKMFMTGFSGDLEAAHAKATQLAGEAIANVRTVAAFNSESKIVRLFASNLETPLQRCFWKGQISGSGYGIAQFALYASYALGLWYASWLVKHGISDFSKTIRVFMVLMVSANGAAETLTLAPDFIKGGRAMRSVFDLLDRQTEIEPDDQDATPVPDRLRGEVELKHVDFSYPTRPDMPVFRDLNLRIRAGKTLALVGPSGCGKSSVIALIQRFYDPTSGRIMIDGKDIRKYNLKSLRRHISVVPQEPCLFATTIYENIAYGHDSATEAEIIEAATLANAHKFISSLPDGYKTFVGERGVQLSGGQKQRIAVARAFLRKAELMLLDEATSALDAESERSVQEALDRASTGKTTIIVAHRLSTIRNANVIAVIDDGKVAEQGSHSQLMKNHQDGIYARMIQLQRFTHNEVIGMASGSSSST; this is encoded by the exons ATGTCAAAAGAGTCTGAAGAAATAAAAACTACTGAGCAATGGAAATGGTCTGAAATGCAAGGACTTGAGCTTGTGAGTGATGATAacaattcttcttcttctgaccCTTTCAAAGGGAACTTGCCAACAGTAACAGAAGAAGGTGTTACTGCTACTGTTTCTGATTCTCAGAATCAAGTTCAAGTTTCAAAGGAAATGGAAGAACATAAGAAAGATGGTGGAAGTAAGGAGAAGGTTAAGAGTGCTCCTGCTGTTGGGTTTGGAGAACTTTTTAGATTTGCTGATGGGTTGGATTATATTTTAATGACAATTGGAACCGTTGGAGCAATTGTTCATGGTTGTTCCTTGCCTCTTTTTCTTAGATTCTTTGCTGATCTTGTTAACTCTTTTGGTTCCAATGCTAATAATTTGGATAAGATGACACAAGAAGTTGTCAAG TATGCATTTTACTTCCTTGTGGTGGGTGCTGCTATTTGGGCTTCTTCTTGGGCAG AGATTTCTTGTTGGATGTGGACTGGAGAGCGACAATCAACCAAGATGAGGATCAAGTATCTGGAAGCTGCATTGAAACAAGATATTGAATTCTTTGACACCGAGGTTCGAACTTCGGATGTTGTTTTTGCAATCAACACTGATGCTGTTATGGTTCAGGATGCCATTAGTGAGAAG CTTGGAAATTTCATTCACTACATGGCTACTTTTGTTTCTGGTTTTGTTGTTGGATTCACTGCTGTTTGGCAATTGGCTTTGGTTACCCTTGCTGTTGTTCCTATGATAGCTGTAATTGGAGGCAttcacacaactactttggctAAACTCTCCAGTAAGAGCCAAGAAGCTCTTTCTCAAGCTGGCAACATTGTAGAACAG ACGGTTGTGCAAATCCGAGTAGTGTTAGCATTCGTTGGGGAGTCACGAGCACTTCAAGGCTACTCATCAGCCTTGAAGGTTGCTCAGAAACTTGGCTACAAAACTGGATTAGCAAAGGGAATGGGATTAGGTGCGACttactttgttgttttctgcTGTTACGCGCTTCTTCTGTGGTATGGAGGCTATCTTGTAAGGCATCACGAAACCAATGGAGGGCTTGCCATTGCAACTATGTTTGCCGTCATGATTGGTGGAAT AGGTTTGGGGCAATCTGCACCGAGCATGGCTGCATTTACAAAGGCTAGAGTTGCGGCTGCTAAGATTTTCCGGATAATTGATCACCAGCCTGGTATAGATAGAAACAGTGAATCTGGATTGGAATTAGAGACAGTTACTGGACTTGTTGAACTGAAAAATGTGGACTTCTCTTATCCATCAAGACCTGAAGTTCTGATCCTCAATGATTTCTCCTTGAGTGTTCCTGCCGGAAAGACCATAGCTTTAGTTGGTAGCAGCGGCTCTGGCAAGAGCACTGTTGTTTCTCTTATTGAGAGATTCTATGATCCAACTTCag GACAAGTAATGTTGGATGGGCATGACATTAAAACTTTGAAGCTTAAATGGTTGAGGCAACAAATAGGACTAGTGAGCCAAGAACCTGCTTTGTTTGCCACCACGATTCGAGAAAATATACTCTTGGGAAGGCCTGATGCAAACCAGGTTGAGATTGAAGAAGCTGCTAGGGTTGCTAATGctcattcattcatcatcaaactTCCTGAAGGCTTTGAAACTCAG GTAGGAGAAAGAGGACTACAACTTTCTGGAGGACAAAAACAAAGAATAGCAATAGCAAGGGCAATGCTAAAAAATCCAGCAATTCTTCTCCTCGATGAGGCAACAAGTGCATTGGACTCTGAATCAGAAAAGCTGGTGCAAGAAGCACTTGACCGGTTCATGATTGGCAGGACAACTCTTGTAATTGCTCATCGCCTCTCCACAATTCGCAAAGCTGACCTTGTAGCCGTGATTCAGCAAGGAAGTGTTTTTGAAATTGGAACTCATGATGAGCTCTTTTCCAAAGGTGAAAATGGAGTCTATGCCAAGCTTATTAAGATGCAGGAGGTTGCCCATGAAACTGCTATGAATAATGCTAGAAAGAGTAGTGCAAG GCCTTCAAGTGCAAGAAACTCGGTTAGCTCCCCGATAATTGCTAGGAATTCTTCTTATGGTCGGTCACCGTATTCGCGTAGATTGTCTGATTTCTCTACATCAGATTTTAGTTTGTCACTTGATGCATCTCATCCAAATTACAAGCATGAAAAGCTTGCCTTCAAAGATCAAGCCGGTTCCTTCTGGAGACTAGTTAAAATGAACTCTCCTGAATGGCTCTATGCTTTACTTGGCTCAATCGGTTCAATTGTTTGTGGATCGCTTAGTGCTTTCTTTGCTTATGTTCTTAGTGCTGTCCTCAGTGTCTACTACAATCCAGACCACAAACACATGATCCGAGAAATAGATAAGTACTGCTACTTGTTGATTGGTCTTTCATCAACTGCACTTATCTTCAATACGTTGCAACATTTTTTCTGGGATATTGTCGGGGAAAATCTTACGAAACGTGTGAGGGAGAAAATGCTGACGGCAGTGCTTAAGAATGAAATGGCATGGTTTGATCAGGAGGAAAATGAGAGTGCTAGAATTTCTGCAAGGCTTGCTCTTGATGCCAACAATGTCAGATCAGCCATTGGAGACCGAATTTCGGTAATTGTGCAGAATACTGCACTTATGCTTGTTGCTTGTACTGCAGGCTTTGTGTTGCAGTGGCGTCTTGCCCTTGTCCTCATTGCTGTATTCCCTGTTGTTGTTGCAGCCACTGTTTTGCAG AAAATGTTCATGACTGGTTTCTCTGGTGACCTAGAAGCTGCTCATGCCAAGGCCACACAACTAGCTGGGGAGGCAATAGCTAATGTAAGAACTGTTGCAGCCTTCAATTCAGAATCAAAAATTGTTCGCCTTTTCGCATCCAACCTTGAAACTCCGCTACAAAGGTGCTTTTGGAAGGGACAGATTTCCGGAAGCGGGTATGGAATAGCTCAGTTTGCACTTTATGCTTCTTATGCACTCGGTCTTTGGTATGCTTCTTGGCTAGTGAAACATGGAATATCTGACTTCTCTAAAACAATCCGAGTTTTCATGGTCCTCATGGTCTCTGCCAATGGCGCTGCTGAGACTTTAACATTGGCTCCTGATTTCATCAAGGGAGGTAGAGCCATGAGATCAGTCTTCGATCTCCTTGACCGTCAAACCGAGATTGAACCAGATGATCAAGATGCTACTCCTGTTCCTGACCGTCTTCGTGGTGAAGTTGAACTTAAGCATGTGGATTTCTCGTATCCCACTAGACCGGATATGCCGGTTTTTCGTGACCTTAATCTTCGAATCCGAGCTGGCAAAACTCTTGCCCTTGTTGGACCTAGTGGCTGTGGTAAGAGCTCGGTGATTGCACTTATACAGAGATTCTATGATCCAACGTCCGGCCGGATAATGATTGATGGAAAAGACATCAGAAAATATAACCTCAAGTCCTTAAGAAGACACATTTCTGTAGTACCTCAAGAGCCATGCCTATTTGCCACTACTATTTATGAAAACATTGCATATGGTCATGACTCAGCAACAGAAGCCGAAATAATCGAAGCAGCAACACTTGCTAATGCTCACAAGTTCATATCTTCTCTACCGGACGGATACAAAACATTTGTAGGGGAAAGAGGCGTTCAACTCTCAGGGGGACAAAAACAAAGAATAGCAGTTGCTCGCGCTTTTTTGAGGAAAGCCGAGCTTATGCTTCTTGACGAGGCAACAAGTGCACTTGATGCTGAATCAGAGAGATCAGTTCAAGAGGCGCTAGACCGCGCTTCAACGGGAAAAACAACCATAATTGTTGCACATAGGCTATCAACTATCAGGAATGCCAATGTGATTGCTGTGATTGATGATGGTAAAGTAGCTGAGCAAGGTTCACATTCACAGTTGATGAAAAATCATCAGGATGGGATATATGCGCGCATGATTCAATTACAAAGGTTTACACACAACGAAGTAATTGGTATGGCATCTGGTTCAAGTTCTTCAACATAA
- the LOC11421491 gene encoding transcription factor RAX2, protein MGRSPCCDKANVKKGPWSPEEDAKLKEYIEKHGTGGNWITLPKKVGLTRCGKSCRLRWLNYLRPNIKHGEFSDSEDKIICTLFASIGSRWSIIASKLEGRTDNDVKNYWNTKLKKKIMSMNHSVEMKPQQVTLLSILQNSTKSSPSLSFTNSSFSYSSTSSSLLSGNSSTSAAQESYISPSKNNSKNQINHVIDQGLVEECGDATFVEQNNIDSVDYIYSEVEDSEKLMFSNAGSVNGLWGENPLDYGIDEIKQLISTSASTSSCNNFLFDE, encoded by the exons ATGGGAAGATCTCCTTGCTGTGACAAAGCTAATGTAAAGAAAGGTCCATGGTCTCCTGAAGAAGATGCAAAACTAAAGGAATACATAGAGAAACATGGAACTGGAGGAAACTGGATTACTCTGCCAAAAAAAGTTG GTTTGACAAGGTGTGGCAAGAGTTGTAGACTAAGATGGCTTAACTATCTCAGACCAAACATTAAGCATGGAGAGTTCTCTGACTctgaagataaaataatatgCACCCTCTTTGCTAGCATTGGAAGCAG ATGGTCAATAATAGCATCTAAGTTAGAAGGCAGAACTGACAATGATGTAAAGAACTACTGGAATACCAAGCTTAAGAAAAAGATTATGTCCATGAATCATTCAGTGGAGATGAAACCTCAACAAGTTACCCTTTTATCCATCCTTCAAAACTCAACAAAATCATCTCCATCGTTATCATTCACAAACAGCTCCTTTTCCTACTCATCTACATCATCAAGTCTTCTGAGTGGAAATTCTTCTACTTCTGCAGCACAAGAAAGTTACATTAGTCCCTCTAAGAACAATAGCAAAAACCAAATCAACCATGTCATAGATCAAGGACTTGTTGAAGAGTGTGGTGATGCAACTTTTGTAGAGCAGAATAATATTGATTCTGTTGATTACATATACAGTGAGGTGGAAGATAGTGAGAAGTTAATGTTCTCTAATGCTGGTAGTGTTAATGGATTGTGGGGAGAAAATCCATTGGATTATGGTATAGATGAAATTAAACAGCTAATAAGCACTTCTGCATCTACTAGTAGTTGCAACAACTTTTTGTTTGAtgagtaa